TGAACAAACCAGGGCAGAGCTATGATGCATCGTCGATTACATCAGTGCAACAAAAATGAAAGAACACTTGATTTTTTATGGAGCTTCATCATGTCAAAGCAACATCCTCAAACTCCTCTCTGGAAAAAGCACAACGCTGATTAAGAACAGCATCACATCTTGCTTTCTGGGAGGACAGGCCTTGAACCACTCTTCGTGCTGTTGTTGTCGTTCCCCTCATCTACGTCTGTGTTGTTGCCACTCGAGGCGATCTGCCTGCGAGACGACAGGCGAGTCATGTGTACAAGGCAAGTGTTGTTTTCTAATTCAGTCCGTGTCTTTGAAGTTGGAAAGCACCTCTTAAGACCATGGTTAAGACGAACGGTGAACAGACCATAAGTGATGGGGTCCAGGCAGGCGTTGAAGAGGCCGAAGATAAACAGCATATGAGTCAACGAATGAGAGACCGTCTCCTCCATTTCTTCAGGAAATAGCCAATACCACAAGCCCAGCAGGTAGTACGGGGTCCAGCAGACGATGAAGGACGTCACGATGACGATGCTCATCTTAAGAGTCCTCATCCGAGCTTTGGGGATGTTGTTGTGGGAGCGGCGGAGATGAACATCTCTCGACAGCACTGGAAGGGAAGAAAACACCATCTTTGTCACGCACAGCTCCTCTTTGGGTCTCAGAAAACACATGTTGACTgatttttgaagaaaaaacgTGAGACTTACAGTTCCCCCGGGCCATGCGGCTGGATATCTCAATGAGGATTCGTGTGTAACAGAAGATCATGATGACCAAAGGCAGGAGGAAGAGGCACACAAAAGTGAACATGTTGTAGACGGTCTCCTGCCAGCGCTGGACGAAGCTGCCGTGGGTGGTGCACTGGGTGAAGTTCTGCGGGACTGTGATGGTCACATTGTGGAATATAAACATCTGCATGAACAGACAAGAAGAGTTTTGCTTAGCAATAAGTCTAAATCAGTCAGACAGAATGGAGGAtacgaggagagagaggaggctaaCAGCATGGAACCACAACTGTGCCGTATTTTATGAGAATCTGATTATTGATTCGTCAGCTGATCTGATGGGACACTAAATGAAACCGTCAGGCTGCTGTGGAAACAGCAATACTCTAATATAGGGCAGcatctaacaattattttcattatcgattaatctgtggattattttctcaattaatggaCTAGTTgtttaatctataaaatgtcagaaaatggtgaaaaattgtcattcagtgtttcccaaagcccaagatgacgtccttaaatgtcttgttttttcaaaaactcaaagatattcagtttactgccatagaggagtaaagaaaccagaaaataatcacatttaagaagctggaatcacagaatttagactttaaaaaaaagatgactcaaaccgataaatcgtttatcaaaataattgccgattaatttaatatttgccaactaatcgataaatcaTTGCAGCTCAACTATAATATCagtagaccttttcattgccattctagagcaacagctttggtccaagtttacttctggtcagctactgcattaacaaggtcatgtctagaaggtaacatgGAAATTGCGAAGCTCTCACGAGATgggtaaggttaggtattgaactcaaattgttaaggttaggataggtcgtcgtcCAGCGTGTCTCGCAAGAGGTTTTGCAATTtaagggttaccttctagacatgacccttTTACAAACATTGCAACATGAAATACAAATGTCAAGTTTCAAAAGGTCTAGAATATCACATGACTGTAATCGTGTAGATTTGGCAAACTACCTGTGGAAACAGGAATAGTAGCCCCCTCGGTGGCTCTATAGCTGTTTTTTATTCATAGAATAAAATATTACATGTGCAGATTCTGAATCATGAATGAATCACAAACACTGTGAGGAAGCACCAACTCCCTCACTAACTATTTGCTTAAGCCTTTTGTTAAGAAAGGTGGATCACacagttttctttgttttctttaatcTATAGTTAAATAATTCATTGActgacaaagacaaagaagtgTTCTCAGCATtacgttaaagggactatttgtaactttcagaaatgcttgttaacagcaacacctgtggccgttaagtcaacgaaagtcaacgaaagtcagagtcgggctcgcgcttgtgctctctctaaatagacatgaacgagcatcgctcaaaacagtgaggcgacacacgtcagctaaaaccacaatatcactctatatttcacctgcttggcagtaatgttaggtctggaggagctgcagcacttatttctgcacaaacattcaCCGTAAATTCACTAGATATGCTCAGAGCTACTAGCTCTTCTTCAGTGTGTAGTGAACGTGCATGCACGTcgagtagaggtggagcgagacagcgagaacgcgcgcggtgtttgtgagtgaaggcaagcaggcagaggaggagagactccggccacacgcgagcgcgcatacgcGAGCGCATACGAGAGCaggcatgggatcccgacccggtatatttatacctgtaaaaagttacaaacagtccctttaagtttatttCTTAAAAGTGTATTAAATGACGTGCTGTAATCAAAATCATAACCTGTCAAAGTTTGATTCCTTTGTGGAGGCTGTCTTGTGCCGGTGCTTAAAGAGGGAGCACGCCTCAACAGTAACTGTTTTATGTGGTGTGTGAGTAGGCAGGTTATCGGATTTGATTGGATCTTGACTGTGTGATGAAATGAGAGCTAATTAAGTTAAATACTGAATTATGTACAAATAATATGTTTCTTTTGAATGTACCGTGTttatgtcaatatactgtaggATGTATTGAGGCCTTGTGCTGATGAGTTAGTTAATAAAACAATGTATATTTGTTGTTAATCCTGTCAACTCTCTATTCTAGAGTCCTCACCTGATAGGCCAGTTTGAACTCTCAGGTTATAGATGTGAGTGGAATAGGAGACACCTGATGAGggtttttttccatcttttcttattttctgaTCCAAGTGCATCCAGCCTGATTCAGGAAAAAAATTAGGTATCCTAATATTTCCCCTATACAGCTGCACAGTCATGGTTATGATATCCAGCCGGAGTCTGTTAAGGTCAGACTTACTAACTTACTTACAGAAAACAGTGATTTTATTTAGAGCATTTACTGCTGATTGTGATTGCTGCCTACCTTCCAATCAGTCCTGTCCGTAATGAACGCATGTAATtgtttctttgttgttatttccaTCAGTCACCTTCCATGACGCCCTGACGTCAGTATATAGACCTGTAATCACTATAATTAGAGTGGCAATCATCAGGTGGTCTTTCCTTTCAAAGTGTTACTTAATTATCTCACCACATAGGGCAGTGGAGACTCTGTGCATCATCGGTAATTGTCAATCTCAATACGATGCTGGAGTGAGCCAGTTAGGTGAATAAAAATCCCTCCGTCCCAGCATCCCAGCAGGAAGCGAGGAACCACGTTAGCCAAATGGAGAGCAGCCAATCTGGCAAACTTGAATGTGCAGTGGGGAGGTTtcgaggtagagcgggtcgtctaATAAGTACAGGGTTGGTGGTTTGATTCCCGACTCCTCCTGTCTACATGTCAAACAATAATTGCTAATTGATAGCCGGGTAGTCCTTGCATCGCTGCTCCATCGCCATAGATTTGTGCACATGggtgaatgcagtataaatgcaaCACTGAATCACAATTAAaggaactgtatataagaatcagaaattgcttgttaacagcgacacctgtgaccacgcttgtgctcgcactacgtagacgcgagcgagcatcgttcaaaacagtgaggcgacacacatgagactgaacatgattgacagctaaaatcacaatatcactatatagtcttatttttttaggttaggttacaacctgttcacacattggaaataaaaaacaattaaagaaCGTTTATAAGTGTATGTTTACCATTATTTTTGGACTGtattagaccataggaataacatgtatgaattttaaaaatgggcgtagttcccctttaagtataAAACAAATCCTATCGGAAGAGGAATAGAGTCTCAGTGGCTCAAGATGCTTGACGTAGTTTGACTGTAAATTGAATTAGGACATTACTGACGTCATTCACAGACAAGTACATTCCTTGAAATCTTGAATGTGTCTCGTATTATTAGCTGACATAATGTCTGAATAttgtaatagttataataataattcgtATATTGAATGGCTTTGTTATATTCTGAATGTGTCTGAATCAAACTGTGGCACTCCAGAGCTTTTAAGTAAATGTATAAAGCAGACTCATTCAGCTGTTATAACACTAAACATGTCCATAACAGCTGAATGTGTCCTTGCCATTTTGAAATTAATGGTGTGGTATGTCTAATAGACTGACGAAGATGATAACGTCAGTAAAAAGATTTACACTTAACATTTTTCATTGGACACAAAAAGCCTTTAGCTTTGTGCATCTGAGGAAAAACAAACTATATTTATCTTGCCGGTGTAGGGACCCAGCATCTGGCTGGTTTCAAGTGACCTCATGAACTCAGTAACCtgatccttgaccacaggactcatctcagtcctcattggctacagtaacatttcacccagaggtgtgaaaatcacacagaacaaaaccagaggaatgttctttgttccttctctttcgactctttcttctcatctgctcatctctcctgacgtgccagaggtgagctgctgcgctctctctgctcttcatctactcaacccaggctgacctggttgaggtgaacggctctcaagtccagaacttgcaaaccagttctggttctgatcaatggcctgttaggaaacagccattgcaaccaaggaaccaaacggcagacgacgcgagtgctctgcccttttcaccagctaacttcaagctatcaagcaaagaagttagcaccaaactaacagcaaagacgacctctttgacttggaaccacaacttcaacacatggaatcacaaaaccggttcttccatggattggtaacgtactgggccttagcattagcaatcgcacatggctgagcaagactgtccaactttgatttctagaaagtacttgtattgatttggtttaatgttattcattgagtttgactgtgttgatttatctgtatttgatatctGGGTAACTGGCtttgccacatctgatgtgtttagtttatgcttcacatagacaaggtcttgcatgcaactaaccatcttttctaacccactgcatatctaacacacattaagatcacatacagaaactgtgaattagttaaacataaacatacagcttcagataatcttaacccacacatcacccccctctctgtcctagaacaaagaggtcatgtgatgacatgctgacggccatctttgattccgccatctttgattcagccatctttgtagttttacagtgctcgtcattttgtttgtaggccatacagacattttgagacaagaacccatcttgtttccccccccctctctctctctctctcacacacacacacacacacacacacacacacacacactgtgtttggtttgtttagtttagttatttagttagattaatgttgtgttttgaacctttattatcttgtaaataaatgtttgtggaatatacatgctggtctctttaatgttgcacaagagtgaataatgccaacctctgctatgtcaagaactccgatatccttcaacctttactatctattttggttatagttattaatttaattattaatcaacgttccaaattgatagtttagcatatataatgactaaatattgatttatttgtcacgtaacttctgtacttaagttacagcacttcctgagtgattttaagccaaaccacaatatttttctaagcctaactaaggagttttgttgcctaaacctaaccaactcaatcttttcctaaacccaactaagtagttttgttgtctaaacctaaccaagttgtttcctgcgaagacagaagtttattttgaaaatgctgTATGCATGCAACgagcgtaaattgacacgtTTAActgaacattcgtaggaaaacgaaaaaaggaggaataactttttcacaAAATATCATACAagctgttgtatgaggatacgctgATGCCTGTTGTGTGAAACAATGAGCTCAAAGTCACAATTAGGTTCCATGTTGTGCACTAAATTAGTGAGACAAATTGTAGGAAATCACTCTGAAATTTTCAATAAGTCGTCTGTCTTAAATCCACACAAGACACAAAGAAATAATACAACATGAATATTGAGAAAAACATTGATGTGCTCTGGTTGTAGGAACGAGGCCTGAGTGCTGGAGATCAGCAGAGTGTCAATATGACACCATTTGTGCATGAAAGTACTGAATTTCATAGAGTTAAAGTTAGATGTTGCTCCATCTCTTCTACTCCTGCTGGATTAGGCAGCTCGGCAGTAACCCAGAGACGTTTGATCTGTGTCCTCTTAACTGTCATCACTCATCATCTGCCTGAAGTGAGGAAACCCTGTCTGAGGGTCCACGAGGAACAGAAACTGAAGAAGTTTATACAGTAATGAATGTTTCCACCTTAAGGCCCTTCTGTTACTGTTTAGGTTAGAGATCCATGAAGGAACTTTACATGTAAATGAGTCACAGCAGGAACAAGCCTCAAGGGTTCATTCACTCTCATTATTCAGGACTTCAACCTGGAAAGCTCCATGGACGGCACGCTAGAGGTTCCTACTGAGGACAGAGAGGTTCTTGCTTCACcgttcaacatttatttttcctttttttatctgttcataagGCATCATGTACTGTAGACCAGTTTAATatcaattaatatattaataattaatatattttttatgtatttctcCTATGAGCTCTACTACTAAGAACCATTTAATCAATCTAAAGGTTCATATTTAGTCACAATGTTCATGCTGAATTAACCACATGATCTACTATCTATTTCATTGTATTGCTTGACATTGGTTAAGAAAGAACTCCCTTTAAAAGGCTTTCTGTAatttaagtgtattattatgttattagtAGTTGTGTGAGTTTagcttgattgattgattgattaattgattgatacaataacagtttatttaatttgtttcaaACACCACAACACGAGACAGGTCACCTAATTTTATTATCTATGATAAGTTCTTCCTGATCATGCTGAGTATGTTTCAATCATTGTATGGTCCCATGATTATTGATGTAGTATAATGTATGTCTCAGTGGACAACCTCCAGGTCTGTGAAGTAAAGCCAATGATAAAGtgccttaaagctgcattctttctaatagccagcagggggcgactcctctggttgcaaaaaagaagtctgactgtaTTTTAGTCTATGAGAAagtgaccctacttctcacttgatttattacctcagtaaacattgtaaacatgagtttatggtctcaatcactagtttcaagtcgtcttcaatacagcatgatgttcatttagtaaattatggtcccatctagagtcaaatagaccataaagcagggtatgctttcagtttgctttcagtttatgaaagttaacattttggtttcctaaaaatgtcttattcagagtttggttgtacttagctccaccgtcttgtttcacttctggttgcaaaaaaacaagatgacaacggccaaaatgccgaactcaaggcttcaaaacggcagtccacaaaccaatgggtgaagtcacggtgattacgtccacttcttatatagagTCTATGATATATCTACACGTCATTATAAAGTCTAGTATTAgactttttatttatacaggatatgaaaaactagaattaccgcctcgcagttgtatgcctccgccaaccagtcaagttgcagtttacattcatgtctgtccaaaatgtcatcacttcatcattttatcctgttataGAAtagtgtgaaattgtcataattagcaccTTTGCCCACCAAATTCGATGTCACTTCATCTTGAgttcaagtggacgtttgtgccaaatttgaagaaaattCGCTCAAGgcgtacagacagacagatggatggacaacccgaaaacatgtCGCCGGCACGGAGGCAATAAAACAGATTACAAAATGCTTTACGAAAATAGTGAAACTAGTGAAACTAGTGAAATTAGGCAACATAACATAATACACTATGTATCTATAAATAGAAGATACACCTATCACCTCACTACAACAACAAATGAAGCCTTTCAACATCAGAGTGACTCATAGACGTTACTATTAATCAAGGTCACTCATTCCTGCCACCTTAACGCTTCTGGAGGTTTAATGCCTCCTGTAATCAGACGACAGGATGAAACAGGATTAGCTGATGGCTTCAGAAATATTTGCTGCACACCACTTTCTACAATGTGACACATAAGTCAAATGTCACGAGGATAAATAAGAATACAAGCTGTCTAGTTTACAGAAGCCGGATTGGAGTCACTGCCATGTCTTTGAACCCATACGAAGCCTTTCAGACCGAAGAAAATGCAgcttttcataaaaaaataatggaaaaaaaggttCAAACAAAGACAGCTTAAGGCATTTCATCTTTACCCACTACATCTCTGCGTAAGCTGCTCCGTGATAAAAGAATTCATTAAATAACTGAGCATACCTTTCTGATTAAAACCCATTTCACTACCTTTAACATTGAGTGGCTACAGAGCCTGATCTCATTCAGTTTTCCACTGTGAGCTTCGGGGTGTGATATGCAACTCAAGTACACAGCTGGAATCGTCGCAGCTCGCTGGTTTGACGCTGCCTCTTCGGTGACTGAATGTCTTGGACATAATGTTCGATCGTTGAGGGTCTCCAGGTGTCATTTTACAGGAGGGGGTCACTGATGAAGCACTGTTTCATCTATGTTCCCAGTGACACTTGTGATACAGGTGCAAAGCTCGGAGTAGAGGTGGCTTACGTATGAAACGTCCTTTTCATTTCATAGCTTTTTGTCTTATaaaggagaaaaacacctgTATAACAAACCCTGCTTTTAtatgcaagtttttttttcttaatttttaagGATTACAGCTTTATACAATTTGTAAATGGAGATTTGCCCCTGTGATCTTCCACGGTAGAGACGATGACAGGTATGTGGTGAGATAATGCTATATTCAGTATATCCAATATTCAGTTCAGAGCTCCAGCAGCCTCTAATATCACACCTGGTGGTGAAACAGATGATTAAATGTCAGCTGTACCACCTTGAGATCGATTCCAGGCGTCTTTGGTATTTTACATGTGTATTAAAATGTCATCTCTCATCATCTTCACCTCTTCTTCATTTCAGTCATATGTAATACAACCCTGACTTCATTAAAAATTGGAAAGATGTGTGTTGCTGAGGGCTAGTTGCTACTGGTTACAAGTGAGAAGACGAGCTATGGACCAGAGGGTCCAGTTTGAAGACACTGCACAGTGTTTTTGCTACGTGAGCAATAATGTTGTCCTCAGTCTCAAAACTTGCAAGGCGATGTAGATTATTCAGCTGTTTTACTGGACGATGTTGCAAAACTGAGCCTggattaacttttttttttgctgagatatgtcctacttttttttttttttttcttttctggtgCTGCGCTTTTCAGCCCAGAGATTGTGTCACAGACCTCCAAGTAatatttgcttttgttcgcCGTAACCGTGATCCTCGCCGAGCCCAAAAAAGTTTTCCAAGCTGCTTAACTTTAAAGCAGCGTTATCTGATTTTGTGGCCACTTGGAGGCAGCAGAAAGAAGCTGAAAATGCAACACTTGCATATAATCACCTTATGAAGTTGAACAGGTGAACTTGTTAACAAacttgcttatt
The nucleotide sequence above comes from Sebastes fasciatus isolate fSebFas1 chromosome 4, fSebFas1.pri, whole genome shotgun sequence. Encoded proteins:
- the gnrhr4 gene encoding gonadotropin releasing hormone receptor 4, with translation MMFHQLTDQTVNGSCQGASSSACNKSTDGDALQLPTFSTAAKVRVIITFSLCAVSAVCNLVVLWAASNGGKRKSHVRILIMNLTVADLLVTFIVMPVDAVWNITVQWQAGDIACRLLMFLKLVAMYSCAFVTVVISLDRQSAILNPLGISEAKRKSKIMLTVAWTMSVILSLPQMFIFHNVTITVPQNFTQCTTHGSFVQRWQETVYNMFTFVCLFLLPLVIMIFCYTRILIEISSRMARGNLLSRDVHLRRSHNNIPKARMRTLKMSIVIVTSFIVCWTPYYLLGLWYWLFPEEMEETVSHSLTHMLFIFGLFNACLDPITYGLFTVRLNHGLKRCFPTSKTRTELENNTCLVHMTRLSSRRQIASSGNNTDVDEGNDNNSTKSGSRPVLPESKM